A portion of the Desmodus rotundus isolate HL8 chromosome 8, HLdesRot8A.1, whole genome shotgun sequence genome contains these proteins:
- the SLC10A5 gene encoding LOW QUALITY PROTEIN: sodium/bile acid cotransporter 5 (The sequence of the model RefSeq protein was modified relative to this genomic sequence to represent the inferred CDS: inserted 4 bases in 3 codons; substituted 2 bases at 2 genomic stop codons), which translates to MIRKFFIVLLLSCVTLGEPRKSFLSFLNIEETEILFFPKTEETVVVRSSYKDKWPNSSDLFVQLENPKMLXVVNVTKTFVDATNFIIKLVTEEXGETNLAIQLXDSEGRQERLIXEIKNVRVEVLKQRQDSLFQASVHIDRNILIHILPMILLNKCAFGCKIGLHVFQTLWKRPLPIILGTFTQFFLMPFCGFLLTQILSLPEAQAFRCVMTCTCPGXGWGYLFALLPERGTTLAILITCMPVVLALIMIPANSYLCSRILGLSGTFHIPVLIIMSPLLLILIPISAGIVIKRRIPEKANVLERIIRPLSFILVSVGIYLMFRMGLRFLITVNLEVLLLGILVPALGFLFGYSFAKISRLPLPICKTVAIESGMLSSSLALAVIKLSLSQSKADLASVAPVTVAMCSGYEMLLILLFYKAKKRCILIIEYKRKKFPSSNNQSMTIPTLNEVLWEIQRISKIMPAFNPLMICANLTVAGKYTLSEYVHYHMGVQKKAITL; encoded by the exons ATGAttagaaaattttttattgtattgctttTGTCATGTGTGACTCTGGGAGAACCAAGGAAATCATTTCTCAGTTTTCTGAATATAGAGGAGACTGAAATACTATTCTTCCCAAAGACAGAAGAAACAGTTGTCGTCCGATCAAGTTACAAAGATAAATGGCCCAACTCCAGCGACCTCTTTGTGCAGTTAGAAAATCCTAAAATGCTGTAGGTGGTGAACGTGACCAAGACCTTCGTGGATGCTACAAACTTTATCATAAAGCTAGTGACAGAGGAATAAGGGGAGACAAATTTGGCCATTCAAC GAGATTCTGAAGGTAGGCAAGAAAGActca aagaaataaagaatgtcaGAGTCGAAGTGCTCAAACAAAGACAAGACAGTCTTTTCCAGGCATCCGTGCACATAGATAGAAATATCCTAATACATATTCTGCCAATGATACTGTTAAATAAATGTGCATTTGGTTGCAAGATTGGATTGCATGTGTTTCAAACACTATGGAAGAGACCTTTGCCAATAATTTTGGGGACATTTACACAGTTTTTTCTTATGCCATTTTGTGGATTTCTTTTGACTCAGATTTTGTCATTGCCTGAGGCACAGGCTTTCAGATGTGTAATGACCTGCACATGCCCAGG GGGGTGGGGTTATCTCTTTGCTCTGCTTCCAGAAAGAGGTACCACTTTGGCTATTTTGATTACGTGCATGCCAGTGGTCTTGGCCCTTATAATGATACCTGCCAATTCTTACCTGTGCAGTAGGATTTTAGGGTTATCTGGTACATTCCATATTCCTGTTTTGATAATTATGTCACCACTCCTCCTCATACTTATTCCTATATCGGCTGGAATAGTCATCAAGCGTAGAATACCTGAAAAAGCAAATGTCCTAGAGAGAATCATTAGACCTCTGAGTTTTATTTTAGTGTCTGTAGGAATTTATTTGATGTTCAGAATGGGATTAAGGTTTCTAATAACAGTTAACTTAGAGGTGCTTCTGTTAGGTATCTTAGTTCCTGCTTTGGGTTTTCTGTTTGGGTACTCCTTTGCTAAAATCTCTAGGCTGCCCCTTCCTATATGTAAAACTGTTGCTATTGAAAGTGGGATGCTAAGTAGCTCCTTAGCTCTGGCTGTCATCAAGCTTTCTCTTTCCCAATCCAAGGCAGACTTAGCTTCTGTTGCTCCTGTTACAGTGGCCATGTGTTCTGGATATGAAATGTTACTGATCCTCCTGTTCTACAAGGCGAAGAAAAGATGTATCCTTATCatagaatataaaagaaaaaaattcccctCATCTAACAATCAAAGCATGACAATTCCTACTCTGAATGAAGTACTATGGGAGATTCAAAGAATATCTAAAATAATGCCTGCTTTCAACCCACTTATGATCTGTGCAAACTTGACAGTGGCGGGGAAGTATACATTATCAGAATATGTACATTATCATATGGGAGTTCAGAAGAAGGCGATCACTTTGTAG